The genome window TCTCCTCCTGGATGCATCAGACGATGTGGGGACTGGGGCGACAAGAGCAAACTCCGGGATTGTCCATGGAGGATACACGGCAAAGGCCGGAACCCTTAAAGGGGATCTCAGTATCAAGGGAAACCGGATGTATGATCGGCTTGAACAGGAGCTGAACTTTGGATTCAGAAGGACTGGTTCTCTTGTTCTGGCCTTTGTACCCGAGGATTTGATCACCCTTCAGAAATTGCTCGAGAACGGAGAACGCAATGGAGTCAGAGGATTAAAAATCCTTTCGGCGGAAGAGGCTTTGAAACACTCCCCATCGTTGAATCCCGATCTGGCCGGAGCCTTGTACTGTCCGGAAACGGGAATTGTCTCTCCCTATGAATTTTGTATTGCCCTGGCTGAGAATGCCATCGAAAACGGTGTCTCTCTCCATCTGAATACTCCTGTTCATTCCATCCTAAAAGAAGAAACTGGATTTTATGTCAAAGGCAATGATAGGGAATTCCGTTCCACTTTTGTAATCAATGCCGCCGGAGCCGGTTGTGCAGAGGTGGCCGGCCTGGCAGGGGCTGCTGATTTTTCTATTCTACCTCGGAAAGGGCAGTATTTGCTTCTTCGCCGGGGAAGTGCCGATTTGATGAACCTTGGTATGGTGATTTTTCAACCGCCCACTGAGAAAGGAAAGGGCATTTTGGTAACTCCCACGATCTGGGGGAATCTCCTCATTGGTCCAAACGCTGAAGAAGTTCAGAGTTCTGAGGACCTTGGCACCGATCCGGAGACCCTGGCATCCATATTTAAGACGGCCTGTCTCTCGGTTCCCTCCCTGGATCCCAAGCTGTCCATCCGAATGTTTTCCGGAATACGACCCCGGGGGGATAGGGGAGACTTCATTATTGAAGAGTCCTCAGTGGAAGGATTTTTTAATCTGGCCGGCATAGAGTCTCCGGGGTTAACCTCATCACCGGCCATTGCTCTTAAGGTTGAAGAGCTTCTCAAAGAAAAAGGACTGTCTTTCTCTCTCAAAGACGATTTTAATCCCCATCGTAAACTCCTGTGCACTCCCGGGGACCTTAAGGCTCCGGCCCTGGCTGCCAAGGAGGCTCAGCGTCCCTATGGAGACCCGGAGCGCCTGGTTTGCCGTTGTGAACAGGTGAGTGAGTCGGTCCTTAAGGATGCTTTATCCAGGGGGATTCCCCTGGGCTCTCTGGATGCCGTCAAAAGGCGGACACGGGCAGGCATGGGGGCTTGTCAGGGAAGGTTTTGCGGACCCAGAGTGAAAGAGTACCTGATTCGGGAACAGGGGCTGAATGAATCGGGAATCCCAGGGCCATCCCGAGATCCGCAATGCATCAGAGAGACCCTCAATCGGGTCTTAGAGATTTTAAATGTAAATTTTTAAATCAAAAATAATTATAATCTATCTATATTCATCAGAATCCTTTGTTTCTCAAGTGGAATAAAACTAAAATTAAAGTTGGATTTTCTGCAAAACCACCTCTCATCTTTTGGGGCTCTTTTCTAGTAATTTCGATATGGTTCCAGGTTATTCCTGATTATAAAAAAATAAGTTAAATAAACAGTCAGATATTGTAACTATTGATATTGATTTTGTTATGAGTACAGGGTATACCCCTGTTTATTATTTTACCTACTAAGGTTGGTTTATGAAAAAAGTGAAGATGACTCTCATTTTCGGTTTACTTGTTTGGGGGCTTTCTGGATGTGCTACATTTGAAGGAAGCATCCCCCTCGAGTCAGAAGGGAAAGATCTGTATCTCTCTCCCAAAAACAATGACGGTATCATGGATACCGTTTCTATTCCCATGAATATCCCTGATACGAAGGGGCTCAAGATTCAGGGGTATTCTATTGAGATCCGTTCAGCCCTGGATGATGTTGTTTATTCAAAAACCTTCAAAGACGAACCCGGGGGGATTCTCAAGAGGAAGCATCCGGTGATTGTCCCGGGAGAAATTCTCTGGGATGGGAAAACTTCAGATGGAACATGGGCGGCCGATGGGACGTATTCTTTGACTGTCAATGTCAATGATTATAAGGGAAATACCGGTTTTTTCGGCCCTGTAAGGATCATTGTTGATAACACTGCACCCTATGCCCAGCTCTACTTTCCCTATTCCATATTCTCTCCCAACGGAGATGGCAGTCAGGATTCTCTGGATATACATCAGCAAGAGGCCAGTGCTGAGGCTCTTTGGGTCGGTACAATTAAGGATAGTAACAACGAGCTGGTCCGGACATTCCGATGGAGTGGGGTTCCAGCTCTTTTTTCATGGAATGGCAAGACAGAAAATGATGAACTGAGCCCTGAAGGTTCGTACTCATACACTCTGGAATCTATAGATGAGGGCGGCAATAGTTTCCGTTTGGGCTATGATCAGATTGTCATCGACAACACCGCTTATCCTGTTCAGATGAGACTTTTGAGCGCTGATCAGTTCAGCCCTAACGATGACGGCGTCATGGATACGGTTCGTATAGAGGTAGAGGCTGCTGAAAGATCCAGAATCAACTCATTGAAACTGAAGATTATTAATGCTGCTGGGGACCTGGTTAAGGAACTGAAAGAAGAGTCTCCGGGGATTTATGTCTTTGACGGTAAGAAATCTGGGAAAACTCTTCCCGAAGGGTACTATTATGCCGGTCTGGAAGTTCAGTATAATAATGGAGCCCTCCAAAAAGCCGTATCGGGAAAGCTCAAACTAGATTTGACCGCACCTACTGCGGTCCTCAAAGCCTCTCTTCCCGTATTTTCTCCCAATAATGATGGCCGGAAAGACTCGGTTGAAATCTTTCAAAGCAGCAGTGCTGAGACTGTCTGGACCGGACAGATCATGGCCGATAAGAGGGTGATTAGATCCTGGAAATGGAATGAACGGGTTGTTCCTGTCCTCTGGGACGGACTGGATGCCTCCGGTCTTCTTGTCGCTGATGGTCTTTACCAGTACAGGCTCAATGCCACAGATGCCGCAGGAAACTCAGCTGTCTTTCTCTCCAGTCTCTTTTCTGTAGACACAAAGGCGACTCCTGTTCAACTGACTCAATCCATCAATGTTTTCAGTCCCAATAGCGATGGTCATTCGGATGTTGTCATGTTTTATCCCAGACCCCTGGTCAAGGAGGGCATCGCCTCCTGGACCTTCTCTGTTCTTGATGAGTCTGAAACCCGGGTTTTTAAGGTCTCAGGCATGAACAGTCTTATTCCCGAGACCATTTCCTGGGATGGACGAAATACGGGGGGGGCCATCAGTGAAGGACTCTTCCGAGGAGAGTTGGAAGTTGAGTATATCAAGGGAAATTATGAGAAGAGAGGGGCCGTTCCAGCTGTCAGAATTGACCTGACCGAGCCGGATATTAACCTTTCTACATCAAAACTGCCCTTTTCTCCTGACGGAGATGGTGAGAGTGATATTCTGACAATTCAAATAGATCCCCAGGACCCTTCGGGTATTGAGAGTTGGTCTGCAAGGATTCTTGACCCTGCAGGATCATTGTTCTTCACACTCAATCCCATGAACTTCATAAATGGTTCCTATCTTTGGAATGGAAAAGACAAGAGGGGTGAGCTGGTTCAGTCTGCCTCAGATTATATTCTGGAAGTTGAGGCCGTTGATGGAGTCGGGAATCGTAATTCTGTGAAAAAGACAATTCCCATTGATATTCTGGTTCTTAAAGACGGTGATAAGCTGAGGATTAGTATCTCAAGCATCTATTTCAAGCCATTTACAGCAGATTATCTTTCCATCGACCCGGAATTGAAGAGCCGTAATCTGAAAACTCTGGATCGTCTGGCAGA of Oceanispirochaeta crateris contains these proteins:
- a CDS encoding gliding motility-associated C-terminal domain-containing protein; the encoded protein is MKKVKMTLIFGLLVWGLSGCATFEGSIPLESEGKDLYLSPKNNDGIMDTVSIPMNIPDTKGLKIQGYSIEIRSALDDVVYSKTFKDEPGGILKRKHPVIVPGEILWDGKTSDGTWAADGTYSLTVNVNDYKGNTGFFGPVRIIVDNTAPYAQLYFPYSIFSPNGDGSQDSLDIHQQEASAEALWVGTIKDSNNELVRTFRWSGVPALFSWNGKTENDELSPEGSYSYTLESIDEGGNSFRLGYDQIVIDNTAYPVQMRLLSADQFSPNDDGVMDTVRIEVEAAERSRINSLKLKIINAAGDLVKELKEESPGIYVFDGKKSGKTLPEGYYYAGLEVQYNNGALQKAVSGKLKLDLTAPTAVLKASLPVFSPNNDGRKDSVEIFQSSSAETVWTGQIMADKRVIRSWKWNERVVPVLWDGLDASGLLVADGLYQYRLNATDAAGNSAVFLSSLFSVDTKATPVQLTQSINVFSPNSDGHSDVVMFYPRPLVKEGIASWTFSVLDESETRVFKVSGMNSLIPETISWDGRNTGGAISEGLFRGELEVEYIKGNYEKRGAVPAVRIDLTEPDINLSTSKLPFSPDGDGESDILTIQIDPQDPSGIESWSARILDPAGSLFFTLNPMNFINGSYLWNGKDKRGELVQSASDYILEVEAVDGVGNRNSVKKTIPIDILVLKDGDKLRISISSIYFKPFTADYLSIDPELKSRNLKTLDRLAEILMKYGQYNIQLEGHAVRILWKDEKKWMSEEEDVLLPLSRERAETIKSALVQRGIQAARMSSMGYGGYKPVVPHSDEQNRWKNRRVEFILIK
- a CDS encoding NAD(P)/FAD-dependent oxidoreductase, whose translation is METADVLIIGAGVVGCALARQLSRYKLKILLLDASDDVGTGATRANSGIVHGGYTAKAGTLKGDLSIKGNRMYDRLEQELNFGFRRTGSLVLAFVPEDLITLQKLLENGERNGVRGLKILSAEEALKHSPSLNPDLAGALYCPETGIVSPYEFCIALAENAIENGVSLHLNTPVHSILKEETGFYVKGNDREFRSTFVINAAGAGCAEVAGLAGAADFSILPRKGQYLLLRRGSADLMNLGMVIFQPPTEKGKGILVTPTIWGNLLIGPNAEEVQSSEDLGTDPETLASIFKTACLSVPSLDPKLSIRMFSGIRPRGDRGDFIIEESSVEGFFNLAGIESPGLTSSPAIALKVEELLKEKGLSFSLKDDFNPHRKLLCTPGDLKAPALAAKEAQRPYGDPERLVCRCEQVSESVLKDALSRGIPLGSLDAVKRRTRAGMGACQGRFCGPRVKEYLIREQGLNESGIPGPSRDPQCIRETLNRVLEILNVNF